A single Phoenix dactylifera cultivar Barhee BC4 chromosome 1, palm_55x_up_171113_PBpolish2nd_filt_p, whole genome shotgun sequence DNA region contains:
- the LOC103700425 gene encoding nucleobase-ascorbate transporter 3-like produces the protein MISSPASSPPPWIPTSPPSPSNRGSSSPTSSPARPSTASSSCAPPRPSPRSPTLAAARTPAILRLLELSTAWAKKALDLGPQGLMFPMIESPGTTVILLGFQHYLVMLGTTVIIPTALVPQMGGGNDEKAQVIQTLLFVAGLNTLLQTLFGTRLQGLLVYIGTSFFSLGSSEASCLSLCLKYVICCNWNVIMLCQVFNFK, from the exons ATGATATCTTCGCCCGCCTCTTCGCCGCCTCCTTGGATCCCGACTTCGCCCCCCTCTCCCTCGAACCGCGGATCCTCAAGTCCTACCTCATCGCCGGCGAGACCctctacggcctcttcctcctgcgCTCCTCCCCGACCCTCGCCGAGATCCCCGACCCTCGCCGCTGCCCGCACCCCAGCCATCCTCCGCCTTCTGGAGCTCTCCACCGCCTGGGCCAAGAAGGCCCTTGATCTCGGCCCCCAGGGACTCATGTTCCCCATGATCGAGTCCCCCGGCACCACTGTTATCCTTCTCGGTTTCCAGCACTACCTGGTTATGCTTGGCACCACTGTTATCATTCCTACTGCTCTTGTTCCTCAGATGGGTGGAGGAAAT GATGAGAAAGCTCAGGTGATCCAGACATTACTGTTTGTGGCCGGCTTAAACACTCTGTTACAGACCTTATTTGGAACTCGTTTACAAG GCCTTCTAGTGTACATTGGGACAAGTTTCTTCTCTTTAGGTTCTTCCGAAGCTTCCTGCCTTTCTTTGTGTTTGAAGTATGTTATCTGTTGTAATTGGAATGTAATTATGCTCTGTCAGGTTTTTAATTTTAAGTAG
- the LOC103722084 gene encoding exocyst complex component EXO70B1-like: protein METKQSPLPQKSNSFSSSSREEKLRESDRNLSLGAIKFEDRYEKKEGDDSKEDCIEEEREEEDKEQEEEETSKENVEESERSFISFSDEIDRFVGVLASLQDVQAQGYELPELPESTIEKFVDALEKEIATYESGERKWSPDHDEISLLDAFKRVNKLTSALTPLSSEPRYNHAMNRTGGVLHRAMAFLEDEFFSLLDENSRGKQQDLGSTSTKTKRPPSFSRPQQQQQHEQDRCILPSAESSTNEEYPQTYPPNVVERLRGIAAVMIPAGYVTECCEVFSVARRNAFFAGLSSLGCEKISIDDVQRMAWDSLEGEIATWIKAFRHSITVSFPSERELFDIVFSGHGDIANSLFNNLALGAIFQLLNFAEAVSMTKRSTEKLFKMLDIYETLRDLTPAIHAIFSVEGNEEESTASPVRDLKSEISAIQSRLGEAAIAIFCDLESSIKTDTGKTPVPGGAVHPLTRYVMNYLKYACEYTNTLEQVFKDYQRTERPSSYDDDGDDAPPGSTSNRENQSSSSTATDPKPFADQLTELMELLHSNLEAKSKLYKDQALCNIFLMNSGRYIMKKIKGAAGINELLGEAWRRKRSSELRQYHKNYQRETWSKVLACFRDEGLNVRGNVSKPVLKERFKSFNAMIDEIRKTQSSWVVSDEQMQSELRVSISAVVVPAYRSFLGRFSQYLHPGRQTEKYIKFGADDLENYIDELFDGNPSSMARRRT from the coding sequence ATGGAGACGAAACAATCCCCTCTACCTCAGAAATCCAACAGCTTCTCCTCCTCTAGCCGCGAAGAGAAGCTCCGAGAATCTGACAGGAACCTCTCCTTAGGTGCCATCAAGTTTGAAGATAGATACGAGAAGAAGGAGGGAGATGATAGCAAGGAGGACTGTatagaggaagagagggaggaggaggacaaggagcaggaggaggaggaaacaaGCAAGGAGAATGTCGAAGAATCCGAGCGCAGCTTCATTTCCTTCTCCGATGAGATTGATCGCTTCGTCGGCGTCCTTGCCAGCCTCCAAGATGTTCAGGCTCAAGGTTATGAGCTGCCCGAGCTCCCCGAATCGACCATCGAGAAGTTCGTCGACGCGTTGGAGAAGGAGATCGCCACGTACGAGTCGGGCGAGCGAAAATGGTCTCCCGACCATGACGAGATCTCCCTCCTCGACGCTTTCAAGCGAGTTAACAAGCTGACATCGGCGTTAACACCATTATCGTCGGAGCCCCGGTACAACCATGCCATGAACCGCACCGGCGGCGTCCTCCACCGTGCCATGGCCTTCCTCGAAGACGAATTCTTTTCGCTCCTCGACGAGAATTCTCGTGGAAAGCAGCAGGATCTCGGCAGCACCAGCACGAAGACTAAGCGGCCGCCATCTTTCAGCCGaccacaacaacaacaacaacatgaACAAGACAGGTGCATTTTGCCTTCAGCGGAATCCAGCACCAATGAAGAATATCCCCAAACATATCCACCGAATGTCGTGGAGAGATTACGAGGCATTGCCGCGGTGATGATCCCCGCGGGCTACGTGACCGAGTGCTGCGAGGTGTTTAGCGTTGCTCGGCGCAACGCCTTCTTTGCAGGCTTATCCAGCCTCGGATGCGAGAAGATCAGCATCGACGATGTGCAAAGAATGGCTTGGGATTCGCTGGAGGGAGAGATCGCAACGTGGATCAAGGCCTTTCGGCATTCGATCACCGTCTCATTCCCCAGCGAGCGCGAGCTTTTCGATATCGTCTTCTCAGGCCACGGAGACATAGCCAACAGCCTCTTCAACAACCTCGCCCTTGGTGCCATCTTTCAGCTCCTCAATTTCGCGGAGGCCGTCTCCATGACGAAGCGCTCCACGGAGAAGCTCTTCAAGATGCTCGACATATACGAGACCTTGAGAGACCTGACGCCGGCCATCCATGCCATCTTCTCCGTCGAAGGGAACGAGGAGGAGTCGACCGCTTCACCAGTGAGGGATCTCAAGTCGGAGATCTCCGCCATCCAGTCCCGTCTCGGGGAGGCGGCGATAGCGATCTTCTGCGACCTTGAGAGCTCGATCAAGACCGACACAGGGAAGACGCCCGTGCCCGGCGGCGCCGTCCACCCCCTCACCCGCTATGTCATGAATTACCTCAAATATGCGTGTGAATACACGAACACATTGGAGCAGGTCTTCAAAGACTACCAGAGAACTGAGAGGCCGTCATCCTACGACGACGACGGCGATGATGCGCCACCGGGTAGCACCAGCAACCGTGAAAACCAGAGCAGCAGCAGTACTGCAACTGACCCGAAACCATTTGCAGACCAATTGACGGAGTTGATGGAGTTGCTGCATTCGAATTTGGAGGCCAAATCCAAGCTCTACAAGGATCAGGCACTGTGCAACATATTCTTGATGAACAGTGGGAGGTACATCATGAAGAAGATCAAGGGGGCAGCAGGGATCAATGAGCTGCTCGGAGAAGCATGGCGCCGGAAGAGATCATCGGAGTTGAGGCAGTACCACAAGAACTACCAGCGCGAGACGTGGTCGAAGGTGCTCGCTTGTTTCAGGGATGAAGGCCTGAATGTGAGGGGGAATGTGTCCAAGCCGGTGCTCAAGGAGCGGTTCAAGAGCTTCAATGCCATGATCGACGAGATCCGCAAGACGCAGAGCTCGTGGGTGGTGAGCGATGAGCAGATGCAGTCGGAGCTGAGGGTGTCGATCTCGGCGGTGGTAGTGCCGGCATACCGGTCGTTTCTGGGGAGATTCTCGCAGTACCTCCACCCGGGGCGGCAGACGGAGAAGTACATCAAGTTCGGGGCGGATGACCTCGAGAATTATATCGATGAGCTCTTCGACGGCAACCCTTCCTCCATGGCAAGGAGGAGGACATGA